Proteins encoded together in one Sinorhizobium meliloti window:
- a CDS encoding acyl carrier protein, protein MRVTATFDKVADIIAETSEIDRETIKPESHTIDDLGIDSLDFLDIVFAIDKEFGIKIPLEQWTQEVNEGKVSTEEYFVLKNLCAKIEELRAAKAG, encoded by the coding sequence ATGCGCGTGACAGCTACATTCGACAAGGTTGCCGATATTATCGCGGAAACGAGCGAGATCGATCGCGAGACGATCAAGCCGGAAAGCCACACGATCGATGATCTCGGCATCGACAGCCTCGACTTTCTCGACATCGTTTTTGCGATCGACAAGGAATTCGGCATCAAGATCCCGCTGGAGCAGTGGACTCAGGAAGTCAACGAAGGCAAGGTCTCGACCGAGGAATACTTCGTGCTGAAGAACCTCTGTGCCAAGATCGAAGAGCTGCGGGCCGCCAAAGCGGGTTGA
- the cbiB gene encoding adenosylcobinamide-phosphate synthase CbiB, with amino-acid sequence MSAEILLILVMALLLDRILGDPDWLWSRLTHPVVFFGKAVEFVDEALNRGEFPKAWLKFRGVVGILVLLAGATALGVVLARLFDVLGALGSLLEVVTVAVFLAQKSLADHVSRVAVGLRRDGLASGRKAVSMIVGRDPNTLDEPAVCRAAIESLAENFSDGVVAPAFWYAVAGLPGLLAYKMLNTADSMIGHKSPKYLHFGWASARLDDLANLPAARLSALLIAAGAYFRRGAEAAKTAIEVARRDHGLHRSPNSGWPEAAMAGAVGIQLAGPRIYGGVKVDEPMMNDAGRAVAAIEDIEAAVTVFYAACSVMALAFAIVALPLLVFF; translated from the coding sequence GTGTCGGCTGAAATACTTCTGATCCTCGTGATGGCGCTGCTACTGGACCGCATCCTCGGCGATCCGGACTGGCTCTGGTCGCGTCTGACCCATCCGGTGGTGTTCTTCGGCAAGGCGGTCGAATTCGTGGACGAGGCGCTTAACCGCGGCGAATTCCCCAAGGCCTGGCTGAAATTCCGCGGTGTCGTCGGCATTCTGGTACTGCTCGCCGGAGCCACGGCCTTGGGTGTCGTGCTCGCTCGGCTTTTCGATGTGCTTGGCGCCCTGGGCTCTTTGCTCGAGGTTGTCACGGTGGCCGTCTTCCTCGCCCAAAAGAGCCTTGCCGATCACGTTTCCCGGGTTGCCGTCGGCCTGCGACGCGATGGACTTGCGAGTGGCCGCAAGGCGGTATCGATGATCGTTGGGCGCGATCCGAACACGCTCGACGAGCCGGCCGTCTGCCGGGCGGCGATCGAAAGCCTTGCGGAAAACTTTTCAGACGGCGTCGTCGCTCCCGCTTTCTGGTATGCGGTTGCCGGACTTCCCGGCCTTCTTGCCTACAAGATGCTGAACACGGCCGACTCGATGATCGGCCACAAGAGCCCGAAATATCTTCATTTCGGCTGGGCTTCGGCGCGGCTCGACGACCTGGCGAACCTGCCTGCGGCCCGGCTCTCGGCCCTCCTGATTGCGGCCGGCGCCTATTTCCGGCGCGGTGCGGAAGCGGCGAAAACCGCGATCGAGGTGGCGCGGCGCGATCACGGACTTCACCGCTCGCCCAATTCCGGCTGGCCCGAGGCTGCGATGGCAGGTGCCGTCGGCATTCAGCTTGCCGGCCCGAGAATCTATGGTGGCGTGAAGGTCGACGAGCCCATGATGAACGATGCCGGCCGTGCGGTTGCAGCCATCGAGGATATCGAGGCTGCGGTCACCGTCTTCTATGCGGCCTGCTCCGTGATGGCGCTCGCTTTCGCGATCGTCGCCTTGCCGCTTCTGGTTTTCTTCTAG
- the cobD gene encoding threonine-phosphate decarboxylase CobD produces the protein MAAPIIHGGAITEAAARFGGTPDDWLDLSTGINPCPVPLPEIDGRVWHRLPDQHVEEAARAAARGYYRTGELMPLPVPGTQAVIQLLPRIAVQGKRVAVFAPTYGEYARVLKAAGLSVDSVTCAGDLQTAHGLAVVVNPNNPTGRLFPPEEILAMAEAMRVHDGLLVVDEAFGDLEPDASVAGHVAANDNLVVFRSFGKFFGLAGLRLGFVVANRSIEQSFRDWLGPWSVSGPALAISAKLMEGDMPGIKAGIAERKAALDAVLLGAGLEVVGGTGLFTLVEHERAYDLHAALCEAHILTRKFDYDPRWLRIGLSPNAQGDRRLAEALNRMGA, from the coding sequence ATGGCCGCTCCCATCATTCATGGCGGCGCGATCACGGAAGCCGCAGCGCGCTTCGGCGGCACGCCCGACGACTGGCTTGATCTCTCGACGGGTATCAACCCGTGCCCCGTCCCCCTGCCGGAAATCGACGGGCGCGTCTGGCACCGACTGCCGGATCAGCATGTGGAAGAGGCGGCGCGTGCGGCGGCCAGGGGCTACTACCGGACGGGCGAACTCATGCCATTGCCGGTGCCCGGAACGCAGGCCGTCATTCAATTGCTCCCGCGGATCGCGGTCCAGGGAAAGCGCGTCGCCGTATTTGCGCCGACCTATGGCGAATATGCGCGCGTCCTGAAAGCCGCCGGCCTTTCCGTCGACTCCGTCACATGCGCCGGTGATCTCCAGACGGCGCACGGCCTGGCGGTCGTCGTCAATCCGAACAATCCGACCGGACGGCTCTTTCCGCCGGAGGAAATCCTTGCAATGGCGGAAGCGATGCGGGTGCATGACGGCCTGCTCGTGGTGGATGAGGCCTTCGGCGATCTAGAGCCGGACGCAAGCGTCGCCGGACACGTTGCCGCCAATGACAACCTCGTCGTTTTCCGTTCTTTCGGGAAATTCTTCGGTCTTGCGGGCCTTCGGCTCGGCTTTGTGGTCGCGAACCGGTCGATCGAGCAGTCGTTTCGTGACTGGCTCGGCCCCTGGTCGGTCTCGGGCCCGGCACTTGCCATTTCGGCGAAACTGATGGAAGGCGACATGCCGGGGATCAAGGCCGGCATCGCGGAACGCAAGGCCGCGCTCGACGCGGTGCTTCTCGGCGCGGGGCTCGAGGTGGTCGGCGGCACCGGCCTGTTCACGCTCGTAGAACACGAACGGGCTTACGATCTTCACGCGGCGCTCTGCGAGGCGCATATCCTGACGCGAAAGTTCGACTACGATCCGCGCTGGCTGCGTATCGGATTGTCGCCGAACGCGCAGGGCGACCGTCGTCTCGCCGAGGCTTTGAACCGGATGGGTGCGTAG
- a CDS encoding cobyrinate a,c-diamide synthase yields MNGVMIAAPSSGSGKTTVTLGLMRALKRSGLSIAPGKAGPDYIDPAFHTAASGKPCFNYDPWAMRPELLLANAAAATEDGSVLIMEAMMGLFDGAADGTGAPADLAAALGLAVILVVDCARLSHSVAALVGGYARHRDDVRVAGVILNKVGSDRHEGMLRDALAGIAMPVFGVLRQDAALKLPERHLGLVQAGEHGSLEAFIDHAAMRVASGCDLEAVLAAATPLTVGETAGTLTPLGQRTAVARDVAFAFCYEHLLSGWRGQGAEITFFSPLADEGPDPLADAVYLPGGYPELHAEQVSNASNFRAAMHKAAGDGARIFGECGGYMVLGDGLVAADGGRYEMLGLLPLVTSFAERKRHLGYRRVTPVDDVFFRGPMTAHEFHYATIVSEGAAEPLFTARDAAGLDLGRAGLRRRNVAGSFMHLIDFSE; encoded by the coding sequence ATGAATGGAGTGATGATTGCAGCCCCGAGCTCCGGCTCGGGCAAGACCACGGTCACGCTCGGCCTGATGCGGGCATTGAAACGGAGCGGGCTCTCGATCGCGCCTGGAAAGGCGGGGCCGGACTATATCGACCCGGCTTTTCACACGGCTGCCAGCGGCAAACCCTGCTTCAATTATGACCCTTGGGCAATGCGCCCCGAACTGCTCCTTGCCAATGCGGCGGCTGCGACGGAAGACGGGTCGGTGCTGATCATGGAGGCGATGATGGGCCTCTTTGACGGCGCAGCGGATGGCACGGGCGCGCCGGCGGATCTCGCCGCAGCACTCGGACTTGCAGTGATCCTGGTCGTCGATTGCGCGCGCCTCTCCCATTCCGTGGCCGCCCTGGTTGGCGGCTATGCCCGTCACCGCGACGATGTCCGTGTCGCGGGCGTCATTCTGAACAAGGTCGGCAGCGACCGGCATGAGGGAATGCTGCGCGATGCGCTTGCCGGTATTGCGATGCCGGTCTTCGGCGTGCTGCGGCAGGACGCAGCACTGAAGCTGCCCGAACGCCACCTGGGCCTCGTACAGGCAGGCGAGCATGGATCGCTGGAAGCCTTCATCGATCACGCGGCAATGCGGGTCGCATCGGGTTGCGATCTCGAGGCGGTGCTTGCTGCGGCGACGCCGCTGACGGTGGGAGAGACGGCCGGGACGCTAACGCCGCTCGGCCAGCGGACAGCCGTCGCACGCGACGTGGCCTTCGCCTTCTGCTACGAGCATCTTCTTTCCGGCTGGCGCGGGCAGGGGGCCGAAATCACGTTCTTCTCGCCTCTTGCGGACGAGGGGCCCGATCCGCTTGCCGATGCGGTCTATCTCCCCGGCGGTTATCCCGAGCTTCATGCGGAACAGGTCTCCAATGCTTCGAATTTCCGCGCTGCCATGCACAAGGCCGCTGGAGACGGGGCGCGCATCTTCGGGGAGTGCGGCGGCTACATGGTGCTGGGCGACGGGCTTGTCGCGGCGGATGGCGGGCGTTACGAGATGCTCGGGCTTTTGCCGCTCGTCACGAGCTTTGCCGAACGCAAGCGGCATCTCGGCTACCGGCGCGTGACACCGGTCGACGACGTGTTTTTCCGCGGACCGATGACCGCGCACGAATTTCACTATGCCACGATCGTTTCGGAGGGAGCGGCTGAGCCGCTCTTCACGGCACGGGACGCGGCAGGGCTCGATCTCGGCCGCGCCGGCCTCCGTCGCCGGAATGTTGCCGGCTCCTTCATGCATCTCATCGATTTCTCGGAATGA
- the cobA gene encoding uroporphyrinogen-III C-methyltransferase — protein MTDMFAGLPDLEPGSVWLVGAGPGDPGLLTLHAANALRQADVIVHDALVNGDCLKLAKASAALEFAGKRGGKPSPKQRDISLRLVELAREGKRVLRLKGGDPFVFGRGGEEALTLVEHRIPFRIVPGITAGIGGLAYAGIPVTHREVNHAVTFLTGHDSSGVVPDRINWEGIAKGSPVIVMYMAMKHIGQISANLIAAGRSPDEPVAFVCNAATPEQVVLETTLSSAETDVTASGLEPPAIVVVGEVVRLRASLDWLGALDGRALAPDPFSSRILRNPA, from the coding sequence ATGACCGACATGTTTGCCGGCCTGCCTGATCTCGAGCCGGGTTCGGTCTGGCTCGTCGGCGCGGGCCCGGGCGATCCCGGCCTTCTGACCCTGCACGCAGCCAACGCGCTTCGCCAGGCGGATGTGATCGTTCACGATGCGCTGGTCAACGGTGATTGCCTCAAGCTCGCCAAAGCGAGTGCCGCACTCGAATTTGCGGGCAAGCGCGGCGGCAAGCCTTCGCCGAAACAGCGCGATATCTCGCTGCGGCTGGTCGAACTGGCACGTGAAGGGAAGAGGGTGCTGCGCCTCAAGGGTGGCGATCCCTTTGTCTTCGGCCGCGGCGGAGAAGAGGCGCTGACCCTGGTCGAGCACCGCATCCCGTTTCGCATCGTTCCCGGGATCACCGCGGGCATAGGCGGGCTTGCCTATGCCGGTATTCCGGTCACGCATCGGGAGGTGAACCACGCGGTGACTTTCCTCACCGGCCATGATTCTTCCGGCGTCGTGCCGGACAGGATCAATTGGGAAGGCATTGCCAAGGGCTCTCCGGTGATCGTCATGTACATGGCGATGAAGCATATCGGCCAGATCTCGGCCAACCTGATCGCCGCCGGCCGCTCGCCGGACGAGCCTGTGGCTTTCGTCTGCAATGCCGCGACGCCGGAGCAGGTCGTGCTGGAAACCACGCTTTCGTCCGCTGAGACCGATGTAACCGCTTCGGGGCTCGAGCCGCCGGCAATCGTCGTCGTCGGCGAAGTCGTCCGGCTGCGCGCCTCGCTCGACTGGCTTGGCGCTCTCGATGGCCGGGCGCTCGCTCCCGATCCGTTTTCGAGCCGCATTCTCCGGAATCCGGCATGA
- a CDS encoding cobalamin biosynthesis protein gives MPSAEGHITAELVLGLGCERNTAPEEVIALAEQALADAGASGRDVALVASLDARTDEPAIHAVARHFSVPTHFFDAATLEAQSSRLKNPSKVVFAHTGCHGVAEGAALAAAGCDAVLLVPKIRSVRATAAIAGPADYAKGAV, from the coding sequence ATGCCTTCCGCCGAAGGACACATCACCGCCGAACTCGTGCTCGGCCTTGGCTGCGAGCGCAACACTGCGCCCGAAGAGGTGATCGCGCTTGCCGAACAGGCGCTGGCGGATGCCGGCGCTTCCGGCAGGGATGTCGCACTCGTCGCCTCTCTGGATGCGCGGACCGATGAGCCCGCGATCCATGCGGTGGCGCGGCACTTTTCGGTGCCCACGCATTTCTTCGACGCTGCCACGCTGGAGGCGCAATCGTCGCGTCTAAAAAATCCATCGAAGGTCGTCTTTGCCCATACGGGTTGCCACGGCGTTGCTGAAGGCGCGGCTCTGGCGGCCGCCGGGTGCGACGCGGTGCTGCTTGTACCTAAGATCCGATCGGTGCGGGCGACGGCGGCAATCGCCGGACCGGCTGATTATGCAAAGGGAGCCGTGTGA
- a CDS encoding TSUP family transporter, translating to MHDLALHILLFLFAAAFLAGFIDSIAGGGGMITIPAMLIAGIPPLETLGTNKLQSLFGSGSASIAYARHGHVNLREQLPMALMSAAGAVLGALLATVVPADVLEAVLPFLLIGIALYFGFKPNIGDIDKHRRLSVFLFTITFVPLIGLYDGVFGPGTGSFFMLGFVSLAGYGILKATAHTKFLNFGSNIGAFFVFLLSGVVLWKIGLTMGVGQFLGAQVGSRYAMAKGAKIIKPLLVVVSIALAIRLLADPEYPLRIWLGL from the coding sequence GTGCACGACCTAGCCCTCCACATACTGCTCTTTCTTTTCGCGGCCGCATTCCTTGCCGGGTTCATCGATTCGATCGCCGGCGGCGGCGGGATGATCACCATCCCGGCCATGCTGATTGCGGGGATTCCACCGCTCGAGACGCTGGGCACCAACAAGCTGCAGTCCCTTTTCGGCTCCGGATCGGCGAGCATCGCCTATGCCCGGCACGGTCACGTGAACCTCAGGGAGCAGCTCCCGATGGCCCTGATGTCGGCGGCGGGCGCAGTATTGGGCGCCTTGCTGGCGACGGTCGTTCCCGCGGACGTCCTGGAGGCCGTGCTGCCGTTCCTGTTGATCGGCATCGCACTCTACTTCGGCTTCAAGCCGAATATCGGCGACATCGACAAGCATCGGCGGCTGTCGGTGTTCCTGTTCACCATCACCTTCGTGCCCCTGATCGGCCTCTATGACGGCGTTTTCGGTCCGGGCACAGGTTCCTTCTTCATGCTGGGTTTCGTCTCCCTCGCAGGCTACGGCATCCTCAAGGCGACGGCGCACACGAAATTCCTGAATTTCGGCTCCAATATCGGCGCATTTTTCGTCTTCCTGCTCAGCGGCGTCGTGCTCTGGAAGATCGGCCTGACGATGGGCGTCGGCCAGTTCCTCGGCGCGCAGGTCGGCTCGCGTTATGCGATGGCAAAGGGCGCGAAGATCATCAAGCCTTTGCTGGTCGTCGTTTCGATCGCGCTCGCCATCCGGCTGCTCGCCGATCCGGAATATCCGCTGCGGATCTGGCTGGGGCTTTAG
- a CDS encoding ABC transporter ATP-binding protein gives MTSSLLSVKELTVQVATPTGPKVVVERLSFDLLPGRTLCLAGESGSGKSMTALSLMQLLPKPMARIAGGSAMLDGEDILALPEARMRQIRGRKIGMIFQEPMTSLNPVMTVGNQLIGAITAHGNASGRRAARVRAVELLDQVQIPEPERRLGQYPHELSGGLRQRIVIAMALAQNPRILIADEPTTALDVTVQAQILALIRKLQADHGISVIMITHDMGVVAEMADEVLVMKHGRTVEHATSRDLFAHPQDAYTKELLSAVPRLGEMAGTEAPKRAAGKAVAAGSQPGDEQPMLLVENLTVRFDIKGGILQRPVRRLHAVEGISFSVRRGETLSLVGESGCGKSTTGKALLNLVPWTGDIRVDGRSTHGLRGSTMRPILRDVQMIFQDPYASLDPRMRVGDLVAEPLVIHGLASGSELRDRVEYLFKRVGLSPEQMKRYPHEFSGGQRQRICIARALSLSPKLIVADESVAALDVSIQAQVLDLLQDIQDETGVSYLFISHDMAVVEQISHRVAVMYMGRFVETGTRRQIFENPQHPYTKKLMAAVPVADPGRVRRDFVPKAEDLPSPVRALDYVPSFPPPSDLGGGHLVWSG, from the coding sequence ATGACTTCCTCTCTGCTTTCCGTGAAGGAACTGACCGTCCAGGTGGCCACGCCGACCGGGCCGAAGGTCGTGGTGGAGCGTCTGTCCTTCGATCTTCTTCCCGGGAGGACGCTTTGTCTTGCAGGCGAGAGCGGATCGGGAAAATCGATGACCGCGCTTTCGCTGATGCAGCTGCTGCCGAAGCCGATGGCACGTATTGCGGGCGGCTCGGCCATGCTCGATGGCGAGGACATATTGGCGCTTCCGGAAGCCCGCATGCGGCAAATTCGCGGGCGCAAGATCGGGATGATCTTCCAGGAACCGATGACCTCGCTCAACCCGGTGATGACGGTCGGCAATCAGCTGATCGGTGCGATCACCGCGCATGGAAACGCCAGTGGCCGGCGCGCCGCGCGGGTGCGGGCCGTAGAACTCCTGGACCAGGTTCAGATCCCGGAGCCGGAGCGGCGGCTCGGCCAATATCCGCACGAACTTTCCGGCGGCTTGCGTCAGCGCATCGTCATCGCGATGGCACTCGCGCAGAACCCGCGAATTCTGATCGCCGACGAGCCCACGACGGCGCTCGACGTAACGGTTCAGGCGCAGATCCTGGCCCTTATTCGCAAGCTGCAGGCCGATCATGGGATTTCGGTGATCATGATCACCCATGACATGGGCGTGGTCGCGGAGATGGCCGACGAGGTGCTGGTGATGAAGCATGGCCGCACCGTCGAGCACGCAACCAGCAGGGATCTTTTCGCGCATCCGCAGGATGCGTACACGAAGGAACTCCTTTCCGCTGTGCCGCGCCTCGGCGAAATGGCGGGGACGGAGGCACCGAAACGCGCAGCGGGGAAGGCGGTCGCGGCAGGATCTCAGCCAGGCGACGAACAGCCGATGCTCCTGGTCGAGAACCTGACGGTGCGTTTCGACATCAAGGGCGGCATCCTTCAGCGCCCGGTCAGGCGACTTCACGCGGTGGAGGGCATTTCTTTCTCCGTGCGCAGGGGTGAGACGCTGTCTCTCGTCGGAGAATCCGGTTGCGGCAAGTCGACGACCGGCAAGGCGCTCTTGAACCTTGTTCCGTGGACGGGAGACATCCGCGTCGACGGACGCTCCACGCATGGCTTGCGGGGGAGCACCATGCGGCCCATCCTGCGCGACGTCCAGATGATCTTTCAGGACCCTTACGCATCGCTGGATCCGCGAATGCGCGTCGGCGATCTGGTGGCCGAGCCACTGGTGATCCACGGCCTTGCAAGCGGAAGCGAGCTGCGTGACCGGGTGGAGTATCTTTTCAAGCGGGTCGGATTGTCGCCCGAGCAGATGAAGCGCTACCCGCATGAGTTTTCGGGCGGTCAGCGGCAGCGCATCTGCATAGCGCGCGCCCTGTCTCTCTCACCGAAGCTCATCGTCGCAGATGAGTCCGTCGCGGCACTCGACGTGTCGATCCAGGCTCAGGTGCTCGATCTCCTGCAGGACATCCAGGACGAGACCGGCGTCTCCTACCTGTTTATTTCTCACGACATGGCAGTCGTCGAGCAAATCAGCCATCGGGTAGCGGTCATGTATATGGGCCGTTTCGTCGAAACGGGCACGCGGCGGCAGATCTTCGAGAATCCGCAGCATCCCTATACGAAGAAACTGATGGCTGCCGTTCCCGTGGCAGATCCGGGTCGAGTACGCCGGGACTTCGTGCCGAAAGCGGAAGACCTGCCCAGTCCCGTGCGCGCCCTGGACTATGTGCCGTCCTTCCCGCCGCCATCGGATCTGGGCGGCGGACATCTCGTCTGGAGCGGCTGA
- a CDS encoding acetamidase/formamidase family protein — MCSNCDYTIHGRHHHYGWDHSIPPAETVAPGSRLEFNCLDSGSGHFTADSTVADVSTVDFTKVNPVTGPIYVDGARPGDALKVTIEHFKPSGFGWTANIPGFGLLADQFAEPALTLWKYDPATLAPAAFGELGRVPLKPFAGTIGLAPAEPGLHSVVPPRRVGGNLDIRDLAAGTTLYLPVEVEGALFSIGDTHAAQGDGEVCGTAIESAMDVVVKLELVKDANLKMPRFTTPGPVTRHLDAEGYEVTTGIGSDLMEGARAAVSGMIDLLCATRGMKPEDAYMLCSVCGDLRISEVVDQPNWVVSFYFPRIVFA, encoded by the coding sequence ATGTGCAGTAACTGCGACTACACCATCCACGGACGCCATCACCATTACGGCTGGGATCATTCGATCCCGCCGGCGGAAACCGTGGCGCCCGGATCGCGGCTCGAGTTCAATTGCCTGGACTCCGGCTCCGGTCATTTCACCGCCGACAGCACGGTTGCCGATGTCTCGACGGTCGATTTTACGAAGGTCAATCCGGTCACCGGTCCCATCTATGTCGATGGGGCCAGGCCGGGGGACGCCCTGAAGGTGACCATCGAGCACTTCAAGCCGAGCGGCTTTGGCTGGACGGCCAATATTCCGGGCTTCGGGCTCCTCGCCGATCAGTTCGCCGAGCCGGCGCTGACACTCTGGAAATATGATCCGGCTACGCTCGCTCCCGCAGCCTTCGGCGAGCTCGGCCGGGTTCCCCTGAAGCCCTTCGCCGGCACGATCGGGCTCGCGCCGGCAGAGCCGGGGCTGCATTCCGTGGTTCCGCCGCGGCGGGTAGGAGGCAATCTCGACATTCGCGATCTGGCGGCGGGAACGACTCTTTATCTTCCCGTCGAGGTGGAGGGCGCCTTGTTCTCCATCGGCGACACGCATGCGGCGCAGGGGGATGGCGAAGTCTGCGGCACGGCTATCGAAAGCGCGATGGATGTGGTCGTGAAGCTGGAACTGGTGAAGGACGCCAATCTCAAGATGCCGCGCTTTACCACGCCTGGCCCCGTCACACGGCATCTCGACGCCGAGGGTTATGAGGTCACGACCGGCATTGGAAGCGATCTGATGGAAGGTGCGCGTGCGGCCGTGTCCGGCATGATCGACCTTCTCTGTGCGACACGCGGCATGAAGCCGGAAGACGCCTACATGCTGTGTTCGGTCTGCGGCGACCTCCGCATCAGCGAGGTCGTCGACCAGCCGAACTGGGTCGTGTCCTTCTATTTCCCGCGCATCGTCTTTGCGTGA
- a CDS encoding ABC transporter substrate-binding protein, with amino-acid sequence MRNLLLAGVCAAALLGTPALADDIKQGGEMTVTYKDDVSTLDPAIGYDWQNWSMIKSLFDGLMDYVPGTTELRPDLAESYEISEDGKVFTFKLRQGVKFHNGRELTAEDVKYSIERVVNPTTQSPGAGFFSTIKGFEDASAGKAEGLSGITVQDPHTIRFELTRPDATFLHVMALNFAHVVPKEEVEKHGADFGKNPVGSGAFKLAEWTLGQRLVFERFADYWNEGLPKLDRITFEVGQEPVVALLRLQNGEIDVPGDGIPPAKFVEVTNDPNFKDLIIQGGQLHTGYVTMNVKMAPFDKVEVRKAVNMAINKDRILRIINGRAVAANQPLPPSMPGYAKDYAGYAYDPDGAKKLLEQAGLADGFSTELYVMNTDPQPRIAQAIQQDLKAIGITASIKSLAQANVIAAGGEENQAPMIWSGGMAWIADFPDPSNFYGPILGCGGAVPGGWNWSWYCNEELDKKAAEADAIVDPAKAAEREALWRDIYLKIMEDAPWAPIFNEERFTIRSERIGGDDKLFVDPVHIPVHYDQVYAKDVQ; translated from the coding sequence ATGAGGAACTTGCTACTGGCCGGCGTCTGTGCCGCTGCCCTCTTGGGAACTCCTGCGCTTGCCGACGACATCAAGCAGGGCGGCGAAATGACCGTCACCTACAAGGACGATGTTTCGACACTCGATCCGGCGATCGGCTACGACTGGCAGAACTGGTCGATGATCAAGTCGCTGTTCGACGGCCTGATGGATTATGTCCCGGGCACGACCGAGCTGCGTCCCGACCTTGCCGAATCCTACGAAATCTCTGAAGACGGCAAAGTCTTCACGTTCAAGCTGCGCCAGGGCGTCAAGTTTCACAATGGCCGCGAGCTGACGGCCGAAGACGTGAAATATTCGATCGAGCGCGTGGTGAACCCGACGACCCAGAGCCCAGGCGCCGGCTTCTTTTCGACGATCAAAGGCTTTGAAGATGCCTCTGCCGGCAAGGCGGAGGGGCTGTCCGGCATCACGGTGCAGGATCCGCACACGATCAGGTTCGAACTGACCCGGCCAGACGCCACATTCCTCCATGTCATGGCCCTCAACTTTGCCCATGTCGTGCCGAAGGAAGAGGTCGAGAAACACGGCGCCGACTTCGGGAAGAATCCCGTCGGCTCCGGCGCGTTCAAGCTTGCCGAGTGGACGCTTGGACAGCGCCTCGTTTTCGAGCGCTTCGCCGACTACTGGAACGAAGGGCTTCCGAAGCTGGACCGCATCACCTTCGAGGTTGGCCAGGAGCCGGTCGTCGCGCTGCTTCGGCTGCAGAATGGGGAAATCGACGTACCCGGGGACGGCATTCCGCCGGCGAAGTTCGTCGAAGTGACGAATGATCCGAACTTCAAGGACCTGATCATCCAGGGTGGCCAGCTGCACACCGGCTATGTGACGATGAACGTCAAGATGGCTCCCTTCGACAAGGTCGAGGTGCGCAAGGCTGTGAACATGGCCATCAACAAGGATCGTATCCTGCGTATCATCAACGGTCGCGCGGTTGCCGCCAACCAGCCGCTGCCGCCCTCGATGCCCGGCTATGCAAAGGACTATGCAGGTTATGCCTACGATCCCGACGGTGCCAAGAAGCTGCTCGAGCAAGCTGGCCTCGCGGACGGGTTCTCGACCGAACTCTATGTCATGAACACCGACCCGCAGCCGCGCATCGCCCAGGCGATCCAGCAGGACCTGAAGGCGATCGGCATCACGGCATCCATCAAGTCGCTCGCACAGGCCAATGTCATTGCGGCCGGCGGCGAGGAAAACCAGGCGCCGATGATCTGGTCGGGCGGCATGGCGTGGATTGCCGATTTCCCCGATCCCTCGAACTTCTATGGTCCTATTCTGGGTTGCGGCGGTGCCGTGCCGGGAGGCTGGAACTGGTCCTGGTACTGCAATGAAGAGCTCGACAAGAAGGCGGCCGAAGCCGACGCCATCGTCGATCCGGCAAAGGCCGCGGAGCGCGAGGCCCTGTGGCGCGACATCTATCTGAAGATCATGGAGGACGCGCCCTGGGCGCCGATCTTCAACGAGGAGCGCTTCACCATCCGCTCCGAGCGTATCGGCGGCGACGACAAGCTGTTCGTCGATCCGGTCCACATCCCCGTCCATTACGATCAGGTATATGCAAAAGATGTGCAGTAA